One Mangifera indica cultivar Alphonso chromosome 4, CATAS_Mindica_2.1, whole genome shotgun sequence genomic region harbors:
- the LOC123214118 gene encoding cytochrome b5 domain-containing protein RLF isoform X1: MNNDDDFTFCRVEKSVDSESEINQINKNKIDGILWKNDNKGVAAKKEERVGFLAFNVIDASSSSSDAKTSVKVPARKPVSRTKVPFEKGYSQVDWLRLTQTHPDLAGLKGQSNKRLITMEEVEQNKKEGSMWTVLKGRVYNLSPYMKFHPGGVDMLMKAVGKDCTSLFNKYHAWVNDEFLLAKCLVGTLEKVGEGHDSSKI, encoded by the exons ATGAACAACGATGACGATTTCACATTTTGTCGG GTCGAGAAGAGTGTCGATTCGGAGTCGGAgataaatcaaattaacaaaaacaaaatcgaCGGAATTCTATGGAAGAACGACAACAAAGGAGTAGCCGCGAAGAAGGAGGAGAGAGTCGGCTTTTTGGCGTTTAATGTAATTGATGCTTCTTCGTCATCATCTGATGCTAAAACTTCAGTCAAAGTTCCGGCTCGAAAGCCGGTTTCACGGACTAAGGTTCCGTTTGAGAAAGGTTATAGCCAAGTTGATTGGCTTAGGCTTACTCAAACTCATCCTGATCTTGCTG GATTGAAGGGCCAGTCGAATAAGAGGCTTATAACTATGGAAGAAGtggaacaaaataaaaaggaagGTTCCATGTGGACTGTTTTAAAAGGCCGCGTTTATAATTTATCACCATACATGAAGTTTCACCCAGGAG GTGTTGATATGCTGATGAAAGCAGTCGGTAAAGACTGTACATCTTTATTCA ATAAATACCATGCTTGGGTAAATGATGAGTTCTTattagctaagtgcttggtggGTACTCTGGAGAAAGTGGGTGAAGGCCACGattcttcaaaaatttag
- the LOC123214118 gene encoding cytochrome b5 domain-containing protein RLF isoform X2: protein MTISHFVGQVEKSVDSESEINQINKNKIDGILWKNDNKGVAAKKEERVGFLAFNVIDASSSSSDAKTSVKVPARKPVSRTKVPFEKGYSQVDWLRLTQTHPDLAGLKGQSNKRLITMEEVEQNKKEGSMWTVLKGRVYNLSPYMKFHPGGVDMLMKAVGKDCTSLFNKYHAWVNDEFLLAKCLVGTLEKVGEGHDSSKI from the exons ATGACGATTTCACATTTTGTCGGGCAG GTCGAGAAGAGTGTCGATTCGGAGTCGGAgataaatcaaattaacaaaaacaaaatcgaCGGAATTCTATGGAAGAACGACAACAAAGGAGTAGCCGCGAAGAAGGAGGAGAGAGTCGGCTTTTTGGCGTTTAATGTAATTGATGCTTCTTCGTCATCATCTGATGCTAAAACTTCAGTCAAAGTTCCGGCTCGAAAGCCGGTTTCACGGACTAAGGTTCCGTTTGAGAAAGGTTATAGCCAAGTTGATTGGCTTAGGCTTACTCAAACTCATCCTGATCTTGCTG GATTGAAGGGCCAGTCGAATAAGAGGCTTATAACTATGGAAGAAGtggaacaaaataaaaaggaagGTTCCATGTGGACTGTTTTAAAAGGCCGCGTTTATAATTTATCACCATACATGAAGTTTCACCCAGGAG GTGTTGATATGCTGATGAAAGCAGTCGGTAAAGACTGTACATCTTTATTCA ATAAATACCATGCTTGGGTAAATGATGAGTTCTTattagctaagtgcttggtggGTACTCTGGAGAAAGTGGGTGAAGGCCACGattcttcaaaaatttag
- the LOC123214117 gene encoding uncharacterized protein LOC123214117, producing the protein MTRFMLFLFAFILLLAAPAFAAKYYEGYLQNGNFEEPPKKTDLDKTVLKGKYALPKWEISGFVEYISGGPQPGGMYFPVAHGVHAVRLGNEATISQTIAVKKGSVYALTFGASRTCAQDEVLRLSVPPQSGDLPLQTLYDSNGGDVYAWGFKANSTSVKVIFHNPGVQEDPACGPLIDAVAIKELYPPMPTRDNLVKNPGFEEGPYRLVNSTNGVLLPPRQKDLTSPLPGWIIESLKAVKFIDSKHFNVPAGNSAVELVAGRESAIAQILRTVPNKVYNLTFAVGDAKNGCHGSMMVEAFAAKDTLKTPFQSQGKGLFKTVGFKFKALEPRTRITFFSSYYHSKINDFGSLCGPAIDQVRVYPVSRR; encoded by the exons ATGACGCGCTTTATGCTCTTTCTGTTTGCTTTCATTTTGCTCTTAGCTGCACCTGCTTTTGCTGCCAAGTACTACGAAG GGTACTTGCAAAATGGCAACTTTGAGGAGCCACCAAAGAAGACTGACCTTGACAAGACTGTGCTCAAGGGAAAATACGCATTACCCAAGTGGGAAATCAGTGGCTTTGTTGAGTACATCTCTGGTGGGCCGCAGCCGGGTGGGATGTATTTTCCCGTGGCTCATGGAGTCCATGCCGTGAGGCTTGGGAATGAGGCAACAATTTCTCAAACCATAGCGGTGAAAAAAGGGTCTGTTTATGCATTGACATTTGGTGCATCAAGGACATGTGCACAAGATGAGGTGTTGAGACTCTCAGTGCCTCCTCAATCTGGGGACCTGCCTTTGCAAACATTGTATGACAGTAATGGTGGAGACGTTTATGCTTGGGGATTCAAAGCCAATTCTACTTCTGTTAAAGTGATTTTCCACAACCCTGGAGTCCAAGAGGATCCTGCTTGTGGTCCACTTATTGATGCTGTTGCTATTAAGGAGCTATATCCTCCAATGCCCACCAGAG ATAATTTGGTAAAGAACCCTGGCTTTGAAGAGGGTCCATACCGGCTGGTGAACTCTACCAATGGAGTCCTTCTTCCTCCCAGACAAAAGGATCTCACATCTCCACTCCCTGGCTGGATCATTGAGTCACTTAAAGCTGTCAAGTTCATAGACTCAAAGCACTTCAATGTACCCGCAGGAAATTCTGCAGTTGAGCTTGTTGCTGGCAGAGAAAGTGCCATTGCACAGATTCTTAGAACAGTTCCCAACAAAGTCTACAATCTAACATTCGCAGTTGGAGATGCCAAGAATGGCTGCCATGGATCCATGATGGTTGAAGCGTTCGCTGCAAAAGACACCCTCAAAACTCCATTCCAGTCACAAGGAAAAGGTCTGTTCAAGACAGTTGGTTTCAAGTTCAAAGCACTTGAACCCAGAACAAGAATCACTTTCTTTAGCTCTTATTACCACTCTAAGATTAATGACTTTGGATCTCTTTGTGGCCCTGCCATTGATCAAGTTCGGGTCTACCCAGTTTCTCGAAGATAA